CTGAGCCTGTTGGCCATATCTGGTTCCCATATGATGCACACCTGTGCAGGTGTAAAGGCTCAACCAGCACATTCTACATTCACTCCTGATGATAAACCTAATCTGGGGCATTTATGAGACACTTTAGGATGTTTACTCTGTTTTTTGAAATGTATGATAGTATTTATGGATGTAATGTTTCCAAACTCACGGTTGTTTCTCCTCTCAGGCACATTCGGCAGCTGCACATTAGAGGGACAGTTGTACAACGACAAAGATGTATGGAAACCAGAGCCCTGCCAGATCTGCGTCTGCGACAGCGGAACTGTCATGTGCGACGAGGTGATCTGCGAGGACACATCCGACTGCGCCGACCCCATCATCCCAGACGGAGAGTGCTGCCCCATCTGCCCCGACAACGGAGAGGGTACTTCACCTTCATCCTCCTCACAAGTTGTATTAGCTTTATGGCGCCACCTAGTGCCTTCCTCCCACCTCATCTCTGACCATCCATGGCTCAGTGGCCACGAGTGGACTGGAGGCCCTAAGCCTGCCTGCTCTCCCTGAGGATTTTTTTGACTCGCTTTGGATTTACCCTTTGttcatttcactttcaaattGCATTCTGGATTACACCTGCACTTTGGCGAAGTCTGGCCATGAATATGTAATTTCCCAGCTGCCTACCTGTGCGTGACCCTGCAGGGTGCAGCACACGTCACACCTCCCAAAACAACATTTATGTCCCTCCTTTTTCACTACAGATGATATTTAGAATCAAACGAATGTGCTAATGTTTCTATGAAATACTGTATTTCATGCAGCTGACTCCCAGCCCGGACCTTAATGTTCACATTATTTTGTAGATGttataaatatgtgtgtgaggttttgacattttctttttctccgtTGGTTCAGAAGGCCCTGCAGTTCCTGGAGAGTACGAGGTATTTGTCCCTTTTTACTTCTGTTTGataattaatgaaaaatatgtGTGACTTTAGAGCCAAACTGCTTTTTGGTCTCTGTTTGGAGAGTTTAGTTTGTCAGTACGCCTGCCATGATGCACTTCTTGTTACAGTCTGGATGAAACATTGCAGCGTAGCCTTAACTccctttttctgtttgtccaTAGCCAACAAGGGGAGACGTTGGCCCCAAGGGAGACCCGGTAGGTTTCAGTTTACCTTCACTAACACCTTTTCTGTCCTGAAATGATTGCATATATCGACTTCAGACAAGAAAAATCAGTGCTTTacttgttgtgtttgttagtaTTTTGGCTTATTCAGTGCAAATCATGCGTCTTTGCTGTGTTGCATGAGCTTGATTTCCATGAGATTTTTCAAGCAGTTAATTTTTTGTTATACATGTCACTAATTACCgactaaaaacattaaaaaatgaactcAGTGGTGTTGAATCTTTGCTCACTGAGTCCCTACAGACTCATCTAAACGCTGGTGaagctgctgtgacatcatagtTCCTGATGACCTTTGATAATTAGGTCACAAGGTTAACAGGTCATCAGAAGTTGAAAGGTCACATGACGCAAATcggttaataaataaatgaggtaATGTTAAATACCTGTAAAGTAATAACGGCAGGAAACGCCTTGGATTTGAActcattttcagcttttttttgcaAACGTGTGACTCAAACGCAGCAACGCTACGTTTTCATTTTTAAGACAGAAGCAGAAAAATGATCgaaaaataatagaaaacaCAGTTTCATCTACCTTAGTTGGGAAGTGAGCTCCCTCTGCAAGTCAAGCTAAGAATGACATAAATTAAAGATaagaaataatcaataaattatATTGCTAACAGAGAGTCTGACCTTTCTGCAGGGTCCCGTTGGTCCTCCTGGCAACGATGGACTGGATGGACAGCCTGGCCTTCCCGGACCACCTGGCCCTCCTGGCCCTCCCGGCCTTGGCGGAGTAAGTGTCTCCATATCGCAACATCCAGAAAGTCTTTTGTAGATGACTTGATTCTGTTTACAAAGGAGATACAGCGTCTCAGTTCCACCATATGAGTTTTAATTTTGAGGAGAAATATCAGCAGGCATGCAACCATGTTTGTTTCGGTCTGAGGAAAAAGTAGAATATCTTGTGGTGACCTGACTAGTTTATTCAGTCAGGGACACATTAAAGTTAACTCAGCATCTGTGCTACAAGATCAAATATGTTTGCTTTGGGACGTTCTCACTCCTCTGCTGGAATAGAACCTGGAGCATGTGATTCAAAGTGACTTCTCGGGTGTTTCTCCAAAGCTCAGTTATTAATTTCTCTCCTTATCACCTCCCCTTGCAGAACTTCTCTCCTCAGATGAGCTATGTTGACCAGTCCAAATCCAGCGGCCCAGCCCAGCCTGGCCCAATGGTACGACCTCTTTACCTTTATAACTAAAATATGCGAAAAGTTCCTGTTCAGATAAGATAGAAAAAAGAGTATCTGATGGTTTTTCTCCTGATCTTCATCAACAGGGTCCCATGGGTCCCCGTGGTCCTCCTGGACCCCCTGGCTCCTCTGTAAGTATTCCCTCATCACTTACATGCTTACATACTTTCTTTTATCAGATATATGACATCTGAGATGAATTCATAAAGATGACGTGTTAATCTGCCGTTCTTGTCGTCCATCAGGGTCCTCAGGGTTTCACTGGCCCCCCTGGAGAGCCTGGTGAGCCCGGTGCTTCTGTGAGTACACACATTTTtctactaaataaatgttttccttgattttaatgtgacaaaaatgtcagttttgtgCACACTGATGAGGCACAACACGGCTTCCTAATCTGTATCCCTGTTAGCTTGTCACTTCCTGTGTTCCACTTCCTGTTGTAGTCACTGACCCACTGacacacatctgcacacaccACTTTTTGTCAGTGATAAACACCCCTcatccttctctcctcttttccctTTAGTGACACAGTGAATACTCTCATACATTAACTTAAAATAGTCAACATTAATTGTGGTGCTAATCCagtcatgtgttgttttttttagggtgCCATGGGTTCCCGTGGTCCTAGTGGCCCCCCTGGAAAGAACGGAGATGATGTAAGCGATTTCTGATTGTtatcctctctgtctgctgtgcAGTTATATTCATGTATGACCTGAGGAAAGGCATttaattgtctttttcttgtcctgataaatcttattttgtaatttattaatTGTCTGAAGGGTTCATACACACTTAGCTAAGGGCTGATTAGCACATACTgacctcctctctgtgtgtcttcaACAGGGTGAGCCCGGCAAACCTGGTCGCCCCGGTGAGCGTGGAGCTGCTGGCCCTCAGGTGAGTGATGCCCACTGAGGGCAAAGGTCAAGAGATGCGAAACCTGTTGGTCAGCATGCACACAGAAGTCATTTCATATAAGTTTCCAGGATGTTCATGAGGTCAGAAAACTCTCTACTTGCATGCTCTTTTAGTTACTAACTTACCTCCTGTTTTCATCCTGCAGGGCGCTCGTGGATTCCCTGGAACCCCCGGACTTCCTGGCATCAAGGGACACAGAGTGAGTTTGgaaattaataaaaagaaagaatcaCCAATTTCCGCTTGCTGTGATGTCATGACTGACCTGAGGGTGTGTATTgattttgctcacagggattcaGCGGTCTGGATGGAGCTAAGGGAGATGCTGGCCCCGCTGGCCCCAAGGTAGGATCACAGGATGTGCTGCTGCTCAACAAATTTCACCCTAAACTGAACCAAAAATTCACGAGATACAAACCTCTCATCCTTCCTTTGTCTACAGGGAGAAAGTGGTGCACCTGGTGAGAACGGCGTCCCCGGAGTCATGGTAGGTTTTTGTCTCTTGTCAGTAAGTATTTTGACACATTCGTCCCTCTTGTAATGTCTTGGCATTGTCAAGCTAATATTCTGTTATTTCTTTTGTCTCCTCTAGGGTGCTCGTGGTCTTCCTGGTGAGAGAGGCCGCCCTGGACCTCCTGGCCCCTCTGTAAGCACTGCTGACCCTGTCATGCTATAATAACACATGATATGAGCCTGATACAAACGTGGTTCCTGCAGATCACTGTGATGTAATGTCCTTCTCCTCTGCAGGGTGCTCGTGGTAACGATGGCAACACTGGTCCTGGTGGACCCCCTGTGAGTATTGTCTTTACTGAAGCACCTTAATTCCACTGGGGATCAACACaggcttatcttatcttaatttTCCTAACTTTATTTAAGGAATTTTGCATTCatataaacatatacacacacaaacaggcataCTGAGTCATATCACTTATGTTAAACtgcacagtgacatcatcagtgctCTATTGAAGGTTTAGATGCATTTAAATCTTCATTGATGTCTGCTAACATCACGCGGTTTCGTCTTTCAGGGACCTACTGGACCTGCTGGTCCTCCTGGATTCCCCGGTGGTGCTGGTGTTAAGGTAAGCCTCCCAATACATTTGTCATAATCAGTAGAGTTGATCATGTAAATACAGCAGGCTTGCTATAGGTTTATCACCCTGAGATTAGGGGCAGCAGTGACACTGCTGAAACATTAATGCGCTATTTTAAGGTCCTTCAGATAAGGGTTGTCCTCACAGCCAGGGACAACTTTCTTTATTACCCATCTCATCAGCTGTCCCAGTAGCTCCCTGGCAAGCTGTAAGGATGTAAGAAGTCTGTAAGGATTAAGCCAAGCCTACCTAGCTGGACTGTAGGTGACGTTAGTACCTGCAGGATCAACATCCCCCTGTAACAGATACTCTCCACTCTACACTGTCAACCATTAGCCAGCGACGGTGTAAATCCTAATACTGAACAGCTCAGGTGAACACTGCAGCCACCAGATGGCGTCAGTAGACCTCTACTGGCACCTTACCTctgtttccctctcctctctttaataatatttaaagcTAATATTCATAAGTTACATTTAACGGGGCTGCAACTCATGATTAATGCCATTGTAGATTATTCTGCCTGCTAATTTCTTGATTATTCAAGGAATTGTTTTGCCAGTGAAATGTCAGAAACTAGTGAAACAGGccccagagcccaaggtgacgtctgaccaacagtccagaaATCCAAAgttattcagtttattatcatgtatgacaaagaagagcattaaattctcacatttacGAAGTATTAAATCAGAAAATGTTGGGCAGTCGTTGCAGCTCCAATATCTAATActttttgtaaggtcacagtcaCATCTGGGTTATTTTCAGAAGTCAGATAATGAGCTATGACTCTGGATACGTGCAACAAACCAGTTCAAGATAAGTGAGGTGcagggctgcacgatatatcgtttgttttttgttgtttttttcatcatcGCGATGTCAAATTGCGTGATAAATCTTTAAATATAGTAACAACAGTCTACAGGCACTGTTATGCAGTGTCCGTCAGTAAGGATTGCCCGATGGCCTCGGCCAGTAAAAACAATCCATCAGTTGCATGATTGGAGCAGTGCTCAAAAAATGAGCTAGCAAAGGATGTTACTACGTCTGCTCTACTCCCCAAGACTTcactctgcctctgtctgtcttgGTACAACTTGTTGTGTTGTAGATTAATTATGTATCACAATAATATCAAACTAAGATTATTTCCCACTAGCGTCAATACTTTAGGACAACACACCACAGTTTTATAGACTACATCTGCAACGTGATTTAATTGTCTATTTAATCTAAATAACCTTGGTGCTGATGTGCCAAGGTGGATTCTTTGTTTACGGATTGATTCCAGTAGTAAAGCTGCAGATCTCTGAGACACTTTTGCTTCCCCTCACAGGGAGAGACTGGTCCCGCTGGAGGCCGTGGTAATGAGGGACCCCAGGGAGCCCGTGGTGAGCCTGGTAACCCAGGACCTGCTGGACCCGCTGGACCTGCTGTGAGTAGATACTGAGGGCATCTGTCGAATCTTTTTACACGTGAAGAAACGCAATTATAAACATAACTTCCTGTCTCTCAACAGGGTAGCCCTGGAACTGATGGTGGCCCTGGTGCTAAGGGTTCTCCTGTAAGTATCACACTCACTGATCACTCTTATTCCACTTCAGTCCTGCTGCACGTGAAGCGTCCTGACACCCCGACTCTCTTCTCCCACAGGGTGCCGCTGGTATTGCTGGTGCTCCTGGTTTCCCCGGTGCTCGTGGTCCTGCTGGAGCTCAGGGCGCTGTTGGTGCTCCTGGTCCCAAGGGTAACAATGTGAGTAGACAAATGATTGTGTGAGTTTTTGGTATCAATGCAAATTGTTCCTCAATGCTACAGAGACCTAGGATCACCTGACAGACGAGATTAAATGTGTTTCTGCCAACAGGGTGACCCCGGTGCCTCTGGTCCTAAGGGAGAGCCCGGTGCAAAGGGAGAGCCTGTAAGTTTCtaaacacataacacattacTTTACCGATGGTGGCATTTTTAGGGAATGAGTGTTTCTAACGGCTTTGCTTTCTATTCCAGGGCCCCGCTGGAGTTCAGGGACTTCCTGGCCCCTCTGgtgaggagggaaagagaggagcACGTGGAGAGCCCGGTGGTTCTGGACCTCGTGGACCCCCTGGAGAGCGTGTAAGTTACTCCTTCTTTCGCAACTTCTGCTAAACGCTGTATCAAGAAAAATTTTGTCACGTTTGGAAACAGCCATGACGCTACAGTTCCTACTGTGTTACAACAACCAATACTTTCCCAGCATGACTCATTATAGTGAAGTCAGAGTGCAACACTGTGTTCTCAGAAAGCCGTCTGCACATTATCAGTATGTTAAATTCCCAGGGGGATTCACCCCTGAGGTAAGAGCATTTACGCCACAGTTACTGACGTCTCTCTTTGTTCCTTTAGGGTGCCCCTGGTGCTCGCGGTTTCCCTGGTGCTGATGGTGGTGCTGGTGGCAAGGTGAGTTACCTGATGAGTCAGGAATACACTCTGTAAACCAAACCTGACAATAAGAGACGTTAGCAAAGCTTTATCGTCATGATTAGGAAGTCAAACCTTCCAATTAACCAGCAgtgaaatgtaactaagtacatttactcaagtactgtacataAGTGCAGACAGGAGGAACGTGGActttgagtatttctattttatgcaGCGTTTGTTGACTTTGATTTTGAAATGTTCTGATAAACTGAAGAATGTGTAAAGAAAATTCTCCTACTTCTGTTCTTTTTGATTCCAAAATCTATCAACCAGTCAATATATTACCAGTTTTTTTGGCCGGTAGATGAAGctaatctagcagccactttcATATCTTACCAGCATTTGTCTGGTGGCTGGTGCTCATTTTCAACTCTGCCTCtaaagctaaataaactcttctggatcagctggaaatgcatcgccacaaagctgaaaacaggaagaagagTTTTTAGAGATATGTGGTTCTCACATGACAGTGAAgctacaaacatatgatgatgctttaagtacattttactgACACATACTTGTGCTTAAATAAGGTTtaaaatgcaggacttttacttgtagtggagtattttcgtACTTTGTTGTTAGTACTTCAAAGTATCTGATACTTCTTCTGTCACTGCAGTAAACCAAGACATAATTTAGGTCACCTGCTCGTGCACATTTCCTCTGACTCTTCCCTGCTTGTCTGACAGGGAGCCCCTGGTGAGCGTGGTGCCCCCGGTGCTCTGGGAGCTCAGGGAGCCACTGGTGAGTCTGGAAGCCCCGGCGCTCCTGGTGCACCTGGATCCAAGGTGAGATCTGCAACACAGACGCTCTTTTTCACCCTAAACATAAAGCACAGTGTGGAATACACTCAGAATATGGCTTGTATGTGTTGTCTGTCTTCATACTCACTGTGTGGCCTTCCCTCCACAGGGTGTGACTGGTAGCCCTGGTAGCCCTGGCCCCGATGGCAAGACTGGACCTGCTGTAAGTAATGACTCAAGGGTTTTATGTTTCTGGTAGTGGTGACTTAATACATGAACATTAATCATGGTAGGACTTTTCCTTACGATTCTCCCGTCTTCTGATGATCCTTAGGGTATTGCTGGACAAGATGGACGCCCTGGACCTCCTGGCTCTGCTGGAGCTAGAGGACAGCCCGGAGTTATGGGATTCCCCGGACCCAAGGGACCCGCTGTGAGTTCACGGCTCCACTCATTTGGTTTCAGAAAAAGATAATTATCAGATAATGTTTGTTAATCACTGATGCACGATCACTCATACAGCAGATGTAAGTGTGGACTTTGTCTTGTTAACAGGGTGAGAGTGGAAAGCCCGGTGAGAGAGGCCCCTCTGGTGCTACTGGCGCTGTCGTAAGTACTTGTATATATTCTTTTAAACTATACAAATCAAACTATACTagtgtaaaaaatgttttctatcaaaattttaaaaagaaagcatAAATAGGATGGTTGATGTTTTCGCTCACAGGGTGCCCCTGGCAAAGACGGTGACGTTGGTGCTCCTGGACCTTCTGGTGTTGCTGTACGTATCTTAAACTAAAACTGAATCATGAGCTCAACTGTAACAGAAAAAGTGTCTTGCAAGGTTTCTCATCGTTTCTTCTTCCTGTTCAGGGACCTGCTGGAGAGAAGGGAGAGCAGGGACCTGCTGGTCCTCCCGGATTCCAGGTAGGCGTTGGGAGCATCTCAGCTGCCTTCTGTTTTGCTGATACGTTTCATATCTGCGGTACAATTCCACCTTTCCTCCCTTAACCTTTCTTCTTCCTTGTGCAGGGACTTCCCGGACCCCAAGGTGCTACTGGTGAGACTGGCAAGCCTGGTGAGCAGGTAAGTCGTCCAAATCTTCTGCACATCAGTTTTTTTTGTGGAAGATTGAGCTGCTGCACATGACATTATATACTTTTAGGGGTATTCTGAAGTTTCAAAATTTCCTGTCACATACTGTTTTTTGGTTCCTCGAGGGAGATCCATTAATTTAAATtccccctccccctcttttATTCAGGGTGGCCCTGGTGAGGCTGGACCCCCTGGCCCATCTGGCCCAAGAGTAAGTTTCTCCTGTATTTCAGAGGCATTTTCATCATCCATACACAACACTGCTTACCTCTGTTCTTTCTCGACATTGGTCATGACCCATGTGTCCTTCTCTCCTGCAGGGCGACAGAGGTTTCCCTGGTGAGCGCGGTGCTCCCGGCGTTGGTGGCCCAACTGGTGCCCGTGGTGCTCCTGGCCCTGCTGGTAACGATGGAGCCAAggtaggttaaaaaaaaaaacttctaaaATGTGGAGAAATTCCCAAACAGCTGTGAAATGACGATCACAATGTCAATAACAATGCCAGTTATCAACAAGTGCAAAATACTTTAtgtctttaaattaaaagcatGGGCATAGATTCCAGGGGAGGGATGCATGGGACACGCCCCCCTCAATATTTATGACATGTGCGTTTGTCCCCTCTAAACGAAAACCGGAGAGTAGCAGAGGTCTTTTGTTTACACCATGAAGTGATGTGGAAATATTTACCAGAATCAGAAAATTAGGTGCCTGGTGAGGACCCCCAAATCCCTCGTTTCATACATGTCCCTCCCAatattgaaacaaaacctatgcCCCTGCTGGAAAGTGTTACCTGATCAATGACATCATGCCGTGTGGTCCATGTGATCATCCAGCTTTAGGATATGAAACACTTCCTGTaatcacacatgcacatttataGCTGAAATAGTCCGAAAAACGAATTCAGCTTCTGTCATGTACAAATTTATCACCTGACATGAGAAAAGAAAACCTTTTCCTTTTCGTTTGATACCTGTAATCACACACATTTGTACTCCTTTCATTCCCAAGTGCTCATAGATGCACATTTAAAGGATTAGTTCACTGTTTTTCAACCCAGACCTTATTAAAATGTTGCTCTCCATCATTTACAATCACGAATAGAAGCTTTACCCGTGAGTGACTAACCGATCTGCAGCAGTTGGTGAggccttttgtttttaaattggtgCAAAGGGcagtacaaaaaaaagcagTAGTGACATTCAATACATACATGGGGTTAGAGGGAAATGGGAATATAGATAAATGAGACAAAACACGACAACCAAAATTTTACTTTCCATGGTGGATGTAAAGATGGGTGACAACTTAAAGGAAACACCTGAATAAATGAGAGGAGAAACACAATGAATGCAGATGCTTCCACACTGCAGGTGCACTGCAAGTTCCAACGAAGCGATTAACATCAAATCACGCTCTGTGGCATGTGTGTAGATTTCAGTGGTGACGCAGGGGAGCTTTACACCATAAATGaatgcagaaaaggcaaaagctggtgcataaaattcaccagaatgcaggaaattaagcaTCTGATGCTTGAAACTTTCATTTTAATATGTGTCACCCACCAGCGTTGAAAGGAATTGAACGCCTTTGCTCTGTggcacaaataaaaacactgagcaGGCCCAGTTTATTCTGATTTTGTATCAAAATGGAAAGAGGAAATGATCTTAAATTGTTGAGACACAGATTGTAGTAGCTTAAGTCACACAGGCTGGCGACCAAAGTGAAATCTGTATTTAGATCTATGggaaaaacatcagtaaacagaGTCAGAAGTTGTGGTCGACAGCGCACATTTGATGACGTGGATGCTCGTGCATTAGTGCGATAAATAAGGAAAACCAGAGGAGCAACTCTTCCTCAGGTGAATTCACTTTTAAGAGGGAATGGTCTGCAGAGATGTGGACAAAAGTGATATGGTCAGATGATTCATGCTTATTCTCCACAACTTGGCGAGTACATGTGTGGCCCACAGGAAATAACAAATGATTGACAGCATGTACAGAGACATTGAGgcaaacaggaagctgctgcaGATCAGTCACTTATTGATTATGGTTTTTAATAAGGTcttggtttaaaaaacaaaactgccaAATTATCCTTTAGTTTTGTTGCACAGTTACCGAAGATTATTGCACATTTCAGTGGATTGTTTCACTCGCAGCTGACTGAGTATCATCGatggatgtataataataataataatatgtgtgtgtgtgtgtgtgtgtgtgtgtgtgtgtttagggagagcctggtgctgctggtgcCCCCGGCGGTATTGGAGCCCCCGGTATGCAGGGAATGCCCGGTGAGCgtggagctgctggtctcccCGGAGCCAAGGGAGAGAGAGTAAGTATCAGACCCCactcttttaaaatctgttaTTTGAATCCACTCTTTGCTTCATCTAATTTTTATTAGTAGAGCTTACTGTGACAAAAGCTTTTGACTTGTTATGACCTGTGACTGAGTGAGGACAATTAAGTGAGTGTGATCAACTTGTTCTCTTCAGGGCGATGCTGGCGGTAAGGGAGGCGATGGCGCACCTGGCAAAGATGGTTCTCGTGGTATGACTGGTGCTATTGGAGTCCCTGGACCTCCTGGTGCTCAGGGTGAGAAGGTGAGACCAGGTTTTAACATACGAATCTCTGCTGGGTTGTTTTTCTACGATTATGTCTTCTGATCTCCTCACAGTATCTTCATTCTCATATGTTTGGTTGCTTggcacaatatttttgtgttaacGCTCATGAAATAAGTGAAACAGGACGACTGCTGACCTGTTCTTCTTCTCCACTTCTGGATTTAGGGTGAGGGTGGTGCCATTGGTGTTGCTGGACCCACTGGACCTCGTGGTGCCCCTGTAAGTACACCTGACTGGTGACAGGACAACAAGATATACTTTTTTACTGGAGCTGTGTGTTTAGCTCCAGATACCAGAATATCGTGATGTGTGTGCCATTAAAACTTCTCTTCATTACTTCAACAGGGTGAGCGTGGAGAGACTGGACCTCCCGGACCTGCTGGATTTGCTGGACCTCCTGTAAGAATTAGATTTTATACCATTTTTCTACAAACATAGATGCTCTTAATGACGCTAAAATACATTACAATTTAAGATTAAAGCTGGCACAAGGATGTGTTGATCATTTCCCCTCTTTCCCTCCGACCTCAGGGTGCTGATGGTCAGCCTGGTGCCAAGGGAGAGACTGGTGACTCTGGACCCAAGGGAGACGCTGGTGCTCCTGGACCCGGTGGACCCGTTGGAGCTGCTGGTCCTCAGGTAGGCCGCTGATACACAGTGTAGCGCAATCATGGAAAAAACTCTACAATAaaagtattttcatttcattactGATGCCACAGAGAGCCAATCATGGATTTTATGTGGAGAAATCTTTTcatatgatgtgtttttttgtcgACAGGGACCTGCTGGACCTGCTGGACCCAAAGGTGCTCGTGGTGGTGCTGGACCCCCTGTAAGTATCTCATCAACATGTGAGATTTACAACAACTCATGCGACTACATAGGTTCCAACCACggatgggcattttaagtaaAAATCTAACGTAAGGACTGTGTCCTAAATGAACACCTAGGTGAAAATGCAGGTAGCAGTTAGCGTTAGCCTGCCTCTCTGCGCTGCACTGACTGTTGAGATTA
The Epinephelus moara isolate mb chromosome 13, YSFRI_EMoa_1.0, whole genome shotgun sequence genome window above contains:
- the col1a1b gene encoding collagen, type I, alpha 1b, with protein sequence MFSFVDIRLALLLSATVLLARGQGEDDSTFGSCTLEGQLYNDKDVWKPEPCQICVCDSGTVMCDEVICEDTSDCADPIIPDGECCPICPDNGEEGPAVPGEYEPTRGDVGPKGDPGPVGPPGNDGLDGQPGLPGPPGPPGPPGLGGNFSPQMSYVDQSKSSGPAQPGPMGPMGPRGPPGPPGSSGPQGFTGPPGEPGEPGASGAMGSRGPSGPPGKNGDDGEPGKPGRPGERGAAGPQGARGFPGTPGLPGIKGHRGFSGLDGAKGDAGPAGPKGESGAPGENGVPGVMGARGLPGERGRPGPPGPSGARGNDGNTGPGGPPGPTGPAGPPGFPGGAGVKGETGPAGGRGNEGPQGARGEPGNPGPAGPAGPAGSPGTDGGPGAKGSPGAAGIAGAPGFPGARGPAGAQGAVGAPGPKGNNGDPGASGPKGEPGAKGEPGPAGVQGLPGPSGEEGKRGARGEPGGSGPRGPPGERGAPGARGFPGADGGAGGKGAPGERGAPGALGAQGATGESGSPGAPGAPGSKGVTGSPGSPGPDGKTGPAGIAGQDGRPGPPGSAGARGQPGVMGFPGPKGPAGESGKPGERGPSGATGAVGAPGKDGDVGAPGPSGVAGPAGEKGEQGPAGPPGFQGLPGPQGATGETGKPGEQGGPGEAGPPGPSGPRGDRGFPGERGAPGVGGPTGARGAPGPAGNDGAKGEPGAAGAPGGIGAPGMQGMPGERGAAGLPGAKGERGDAGGKGGDGAPGKDGSRGMTGAIGVPGPPGAQGEKGEGGAIGVAGPTGPRGAPGERGETGPPGPAGFAGPPGADGQPGAKGETGDSGPKGDAGAPGPGGPVGAAGPQGPAGPAGPKGARGGAGPPGATGFPGPAGRVGPPGSAGAAGPPGPVGPVGKDGARGARGETGAAGRPGEAGAAGAPGPSGEKGSPGSDGAPGSSGIPGPQGIAGQRGIVGLPGQRGERGFSGLPGPSGEPGKQGPSGPVGERGPPGPSGPPGLSGAPGEAGREGSQGHDGAPGRDGSAGPKGDRGESGMAGPPGPPGAPGAPGGVGPSGKSGDRGETGPAGPAGPSGPAGVRGPAGPAGAKGDRGEAGEAGDRGHKGHRGFTGMQGLPGPAGVHGERGPAGASGPAGPRGPAGSNGAPGKDGMNGLPGPIGPPGPRGRNGEMGPAGPPGPPGPAGPPGPPGSGFDFVSQPIQEKAPDPFRGGHYRADDPNLMRDRDMEVDTTLKTLTQKVEKIRSPDGTQKSPARMCRDLKMCHPEWKSDMYWVDPNQGSPLDAIKVHCNMETGETCVYPSQTSVPMKNWYLSKNMREKKHVWFSESMTGGFQFQYGTDGADPEDVSIQMAFMRLMSNQASQNVTYHCKNSIAYMDSTTGNLKKALLLGGSNDVEIRAEGNSRFTYSVSEDGCTTHTGSWGKTVIDYKTSKTSRLPIIDIAPMDVGAPDQEFGVEVGPVCFL